In Acetomicrobium sp. S15 = DSM 107314, the sequence GCAATGATAAACCTCTACAGGGGGTGAAGTTATGAGCGCAAATATGTTCAGTTTGGACGGCAAAGTGGCCGTCACCGTCGGAGGGAGCGGTGCCCTCGGGACGGCGGTCTCGCGGGGACTCGCCAGGGCCGGGGCCGATGTGGTTCCTGCGAGTCGCAACCTAAAGAACAACGAGCAGCTGGCCGGTGAGATACGCGCTCTCGGGAGGCGCTCCGTGGGGGTATCCGTCGACGCCACGGACAGGTCTCAGGTTAGGGACTTGATAGAAAAGATAGTCAAGGACTTCGGTCGCCTCGACATATTGGTGAACATGCCGGGGACGCTCTTTAAGAAGCCCATGTTCGAGCTATCCGACGAGGAGTGGGACAAGACTATGGCCGTCAACCTCAAGTCCATCTTCGTCTTCGGTAGCGAGGCGGCCAAAGTCATGAAAGACCA encodes:
- a CDS encoding SDR family NAD(P)-dependent oxidoreductase; the encoded protein is MSANMFSLDGKVAVTVGGSGALGTAVSRGLARAGADVVPASRNLKNNEQLAGEIRALGRRSVGVSVDATDRSQVRDLIEKIVKDFGRLDILVNMPGTLFKKPMFELSDEEWDKTMAVNLKSIFVFGSEAAKVMKDHGGGSIINFASMGSFLAIVRSSAYCASKGGVAQLTKVMAAEWAQYGIRVNAIAPGWFKTKLNEMFLGQPEVEARITARTMLGRYGKAEDLVGPVVFLASEASNFVTGTIIPVDGGYLSYGA